One region of Syntrophobacter fumaroxidans MPOB genomic DNA includes:
- a CDS encoding HD-GYP domain-containing protein has product MRAEMDRPLYNSRIINTFIALLRKRYPYINISDLLNYAGMERYQVEDEGHWFSQSQVDRFYEQLVNVTGNTNIAREAGRFAASAESIGAMKQYVLSHVAPATAYEMLGKASINFTRSSTCTARRLRSETVELTFTPVEGVRERPYQCENRIGHIDAVSLVFKHRLPRIEHPECMFRDNGQVCRYIVSWQRSPSAFWHKVRNAFAVGIALVGLIACQEVSSYTLGVFLAAGLLGVLLISLYASHLQVREFSSAIVNLRDSNDKLIEQINTNYNNALFINEIGQALSKQMEIDGILSNVIRKFEQRLDFDRGMIWLVSTDRTRLNFCTGFGYSEDLIEILNNSSFRVRSDSRGIFIISLRERKPFLINNIDEIKDELSPRSLEFARQMKTKSFICCPIIYEDDALGIIAVDNLQTKRLLLQSDISLIMGVAQEIAISLHNAALIQSKLEQFRSILHTLAASIDARAPLTAGHSERVTEYAVGISEEMGMPKDFCEMIRVAALLHDYGKIGVCDSILKKNGKLEPEERQEIEKHAEKTRIILEQIRFEGLYRQVPEIAGCHHEKYDGSGYPKGLRGMEIPLGARILAVADVFEAITSKRHYRDPMPLGQALEILNHERGIHFDSDVVDAFLRYLQRKEMVPRP; this is encoded by the coding sequence TTGAGGGCCGAGATGGACCGTCCCCTCTACAACAGCAGAATCATAAACACCTTTATCGCGCTGCTCAGGAAGCGTTATCCCTACATCAACATCTCGGATCTGCTCAATTATGCGGGAATGGAACGCTACCAGGTCGAAGACGAAGGACACTGGTTCAGCCAGAGCCAGGTGGACCGGTTTTATGAACAGTTGGTGAACGTCACCGGCAACACGAACATCGCGCGGGAAGCCGGCAGGTTCGCGGCGTCGGCGGAATCGATCGGGGCCATGAAACAGTACGTCCTCAGTCATGTGGCACCCGCCACCGCCTACGAGATGCTCGGCAAAGCCAGCATCAACTTCACGAGATCGTCGACCTGCACGGCCAGGCGGCTTCGGTCGGAAACCGTCGAGCTCACCTTCACTCCCGTCGAGGGTGTCCGGGAAAGACCCTACCAGTGCGAGAACAGGATCGGACACATCGACGCGGTATCCTTGGTGTTCAAGCATCGGCTGCCTAGAATCGAACATCCGGAGTGCATGTTTCGCGACAACGGCCAAGTTTGCCGTTACATCGTCTCGTGGCAGCGCTCGCCATCCGCATTCTGGCACAAGGTGCGGAATGCTTTCGCCGTCGGCATCGCGCTGGTGGGACTCATCGCCTGCCAGGAGGTTTCCTCGTACACCCTGGGTGTCTTTCTGGCGGCGGGCCTGCTCGGCGTGCTCCTCATCAGCCTCTACGCCTCGCATTTGCAGGTGCGCGAATTCAGCAGCGCCATTGTGAACCTCAGGGACTCCAACGACAAGCTGATCGAGCAGATCAACACCAATTATAACAATGCGTTGTTCATCAACGAGATCGGTCAGGCGCTCAGCAAGCAGATGGAAATCGACGGCATCCTGAGCAATGTCATACGCAAATTCGAGCAGCGGCTGGACTTCGACCGCGGCATGATCTGGCTGGTGAGCACGGACAGAACAAGGCTGAATTTCTGCACGGGGTTCGGCTATTCGGAGGACTTGATCGAGATTCTCAACAACTCCAGCTTCCGCGTGAGGTCGGACTCGAGGGGCATCTTCATCATCTCGTTGCGTGAACGCAAACCTTTCCTCATCAACAACATCGATGAGATCAAGGATGAACTGTCGCCCCGGAGCCTTGAATTCGCGCGGCAAATGAAAACCAAGTCCTTCATCTGCTGCCCGATCATTTACGAAGACGACGCGTTGGGCATCATCGCGGTGGACAACCTGCAGACCAAAAGGCTCCTGCTTCAGAGCGACATCAGCCTCATCATGGGAGTGGCCCAGGAAATCGCCATCAGCCTGCACAATGCGGCCCTGATTCAGTCCAAACTGGAGCAGTTCCGGTCGATCCTGCACACCCTCGCCGCCAGTATTGACGCCCGGGCCCCCCTCACTGCCGGTCATTCGGAACGGGTCACCGAATACGCGGTCGGGATCTCCGAGGAAATGGGCATGCCGAAGGACTTTTGCGAAATGATTCGGGTCGCGGCCTTGCTGCACGACTACGGGAAGATCGGGGTTTGTGACTCGATCCTGAAGAAAAACGGGAAGCTGGAGCCCGAGGAGCGGCAGGAAATCGAGAAACACGCTGAAAAAACAAGAATCATCTTGGAACAGATCCGTTTCGAGGGGTTGTACCGGCAAGTCCCTGAGATCGCCGGCTGCCACCACGAAAAATATGACGGCAGCGGTTATCCGAAGGGGCTGCGGGGAATGGAAATCCCCCTCGGCGCAAGGATCCTCGCCGTGGCAGACGTGTTTGAGGCCATCACATCAAAGAGACACTACCGGGACCCCATGCCATTGGGACAAGCCTTGGAGATTCTCAACCACGAACGTGGAATTCACTTCGACAGCGATGTCGTCGACGCTTTCCTCAGGTACCTTCAACGCAAGGAAATGGTGCCCCGGCCCTAG
- a CDS encoding class I SAM-dependent methyltransferase — protein MQCIEYLMESEDEATRLEMKTDCRSVEAQALWAGLGPGMRVADICCGTGKTSACLNALVQPGGTVIGIDGSPERVAYAVDHYGGEGIEFRCRDIREPLEDLGLFDFVWVRFVLEYYRSTGFELVSHLSRIVKPGGVLCLIDLDHNCLCHYGIPPRLERTLFALVGMSEREADFDPYAGRRLYSHLYRLGYQEIDLFVEAHHLIFGDLEGKDSYNWAKKVEVASRKLGFDFAEYGGGVEEFKAEFKDFFSDPGRFTYSPLIRCRGRRPLDER, from the coding sequence ATGCAATGCATCGAGTACCTGATGGAAAGCGAGGATGAGGCGACCCGTCTGGAAATGAAGACGGATTGCCGGTCCGTTGAGGCGCAGGCCCTCTGGGCGGGCCTCGGGCCGGGAATGCGGGTCGCGGACATCTGCTGCGGAACGGGCAAGACCAGCGCGTGCCTGAACGCGCTGGTTCAACCGGGGGGAACGGTGATCGGAATCGACGGATCCCCCGAGAGGGTCGCTTACGCCGTCGATCACTATGGAGGGGAGGGGATTGAGTTCAGGTGCCGGGACATCCGGGAACCGCTCGAGGACCTCGGCCTCTTCGACTTCGTCTGGGTGCGCTTCGTGCTCGAGTACTATCGTTCCACCGGTTTCGAGCTGGTTTCCCACCTTTCCCGAATCGTCAAGCCGGGAGGGGTCCTTTGCCTCATCGATCTCGATCACAATTGCCTCTGTCACTATGGAATCCCTCCAAGGCTCGAGAGAACCCTGTTCGCTCTCGTCGGAATGTCCGAGCGGGAAGCCGATTTTGACCCTTACGCCGGCAGGAGACTCTATTCACATCTCTACCGGCTCGGGTACCAGGAGATCGATCTGTTCGTCGAGGCTCACCATCTGATTTTCGGCGATCTGGAAGGAAAGGATTCGTACAACTGGGCGAAGAAGGTGGAAGTCGCTTCGCGGAAGCTCGGCTTCGATTTCGCCGAATACGGCGGCGGAGTCGAAGAATTCAAGGCGGAATTCAAAGATTTCTTTTCCGATCCGGGACGGTTCACCTATTCTCCCCTGATCCGCTGCCGGGGTCGCAGGCCGTTGGACGAAAGATAG
- a CDS encoding NERD domain-containing protein kinase family protein, with the protein MARLILPLSGSLPRSESLKKVIRFLVENLPPVPAPKSLEGLGLHGPEYVVLPVLAIPDEHARQVCEIDIVLIAPHAVFVLDIKDWGPQIQGDDEFWCVDGTRERRNPFRSLHFKIESLRTLVGRADTGLYRRTSFRELVVLARDSVQLNVNGASRWPVLPMDDRLLNRLTDPGAGPSANLLESDSLSDQKQLAEILHRWGAYMKPPSVVHGHRLCETLSIEPGLTEYLARSLEPQQEGQLRRIRVITLPFLNDRARQHERAERIGEDRKAFEKIGPHPNIVGCAEYYDETNDQVVQVLDRAEENTLRSRMLKGTLGPDATLRIVEGVARGLDACHRNGVVHGELCPGDILLTASGPRIMNFRRGLLAPRDLLPDWPIRPGRENHPYIAPERALFPDDHPVSPSADLYSLGAVFYQMLCGEPPFPHPDAFYDSGGKLPDEWLPSRRNGSIPSWIDGVIGGLCTGSRERYRSAGELLADLEAGMRLPTDSAQAKPDSTPPFPWHRSEGAPLAIRNGDLGHINLLRIADLFQNTDLDDRLDETRSIHKKDLINDINFINFQDQSILVNFRHKKYESLVSLRAKPLPCLGETLDCRLTDPLTLHDHGSYDFLNLILTDGLKIVLVKPDLKGIEAGVLRFELPETSHELRFRKSKRYPCRDVEVEFIQAGAVLSGSLIEFSAVSFRIEVTIVPPQSFLWINPKATATIIFRKEGRVVFSGECRITRESHGQKTRTFVLRTLSDNIRRFKPKAFRSTRLRLSPTPNLIFRHPLTGRMVNLEIEDISGGGVSVEENCEDSVLLTGMIVPEIEIEFANGFKITCTGQVVYRNAVRNGNRDNHVRCGMAFLDMNVGDQVRLSSVLHRAADQRSYVCGRVDLDALWKFFFETGFFYPRKYALIHANKEKLKDTYEKLYLHSPEIVKHFTYQEKGAIHGHISMVRFYDNTWLFHHHAATGSWLRKAGIVVLEQIGRYVNDFACLYSTHMNFIISYYRPENRFPNRVFGGFTKSLNDPRGASLNRFAYLHLHGEPASLTEPAPLLEDHELHPTQPEDLLELGSFYEHTSGGLLLYALDLHPDMIRCCDLNKEYRRLGFKRERHLFSLKKGRELKAVIMITRSDIGLNLSNLTNCMHVIVLDQDNLPGTAFLSALGTLMRRLRIEDPQDFPILLYPVSYAESRRIPFEKQYDLWVFNSQYSDQYFSYMENLLSRSRRKQEQGSGITVI; encoded by the coding sequence GATCGAATCCCTGCGCACCCTGGTCGGCAGGGCGGACACCGGCCTCTACAGGCGCACTTCGTTCAGGGAACTGGTGGTGCTGGCCCGCGATTCCGTGCAGCTGAACGTCAACGGGGCATCGAGGTGGCCTGTGCTCCCCATGGACGACCGGCTGCTGAACCGCCTCACCGATCCCGGTGCCGGTCCGTCCGCTAACTTGCTCGAAAGCGATTCCCTGTCGGACCAAAAGCAACTGGCCGAAATCCTCCATCGCTGGGGCGCGTACATGAAACCGCCCTCGGTGGTTCATGGACACAGGCTTTGCGAGACTCTCTCAATCGAACCCGGACTGACCGAATACCTGGCTCGCTCCCTGGAACCACAGCAGGAAGGACAGCTCCGGCGCATCCGCGTGATCACCCTGCCGTTCCTGAACGACCGCGCTCGACAGCACGAACGGGCCGAACGGATAGGGGAGGACCGGAAAGCGTTCGAAAAGATCGGACCCCACCCCAATATCGTCGGTTGCGCGGAATATTATGACGAAACCAACGACCAGGTTGTCCAGGTCCTGGACCGAGCCGAGGAGAATACGCTTCGATCCCGCATGTTGAAAGGAACGCTCGGCCCGGATGCAACTTTGCGGATAGTCGAAGGGGTGGCCCGCGGGCTCGATGCCTGCCATCGAAACGGCGTCGTTCACGGGGAGTTGTGCCCCGGGGACATCCTGCTGACCGCCTCGGGTCCCCGGATCATGAATTTCCGCCGGGGCCTTCTCGCTCCGCGGGACTTGCTGCCGGACTGGCCCATCCGTCCGGGGCGGGAAAACCATCCGTATATCGCTCCCGAGCGCGCGCTTTTCCCGGACGACCATCCTGTGTCGCCTTCGGCCGACCTGTATTCGCTGGGCGCCGTCTTCTACCAGATGTTGTGCGGGGAGCCTCCGTTTCCCCACCCTGATGCATTCTATGACTCGGGGGGAAAGCTCCCCGACGAGTGGTTGCCTTCCAGGAGGAACGGGAGCATCCCGTCCTGGATCGACGGCGTGATCGGTGGTCTGTGCACCGGCAGCCGCGAGCGTTATCGCAGCGCGGGCGAGCTCCTTGCCGATCTCGAAGCCGGAATGCGGCTCCCGACGGATTCAGCCCAGGCTAAACCTGACTCCACTCCCCCTTTCCCGTGGCACCGGAGCGAGGGGGCCCCGCTCGCGATCCGAAACGGCGACCTGGGACACATCAACCTGCTCCGTATCGCCGATTTGTTTCAGAACACGGACCTGGACGACAGGCTTGACGAAACCAGAAGCATCCATAAGAAAGACCTTATCAACGACATCAATTTCATCAATTTTCAAGACCAGAGCATTCTCGTCAATTTCCGTCACAAGAAGTACGAATCCCTGGTCTCGCTCAGGGCGAAGCCTCTTCCCTGTCTGGGAGAAACGCTCGATTGCCGGCTGACCGACCCGCTTACTCTGCATGACCACGGGTCTTATGATTTCCTGAATCTGATCCTCACCGACGGCCTCAAGATCGTTCTCGTGAAGCCTGACCTCAAGGGGATCGAGGCGGGCGTGCTCCGCTTCGAGCTTCCCGAGACGAGCCACGAACTGAGGTTCAGGAAATCGAAGCGCTACCCGTGCCGGGATGTGGAGGTGGAATTCATCCAGGCAGGGGCGGTGCTTTCCGGGTCTCTGATCGAATTCAGCGCCGTTTCGTTTCGGATCGAGGTCACCATCGTCCCTCCTCAGTCCTTCCTGTGGATCAATCCCAAGGCTACCGCAACGATCATTTTCCGCAAGGAAGGGCGGGTCGTCTTTTCGGGCGAATGCCGCATCACCCGTGAGAGTCACGGGCAGAAGACTCGGACTTTCGTGTTGCGGACTCTCAGCGACAACATCCGAAGGTTCAAGCCCAAGGCATTCAGGAGCACTCGGTTGCGGTTGTCTCCCACCCCGAACCTGATCTTTCGACATCCTTTGACCGGGAGGATGGTCAACCTCGAAATCGAGGACATTTCAGGGGGCGGCGTGTCCGTGGAGGAGAATTGTGAGGATTCCGTCCTGCTCACCGGCATGATCGTTCCGGAAATCGAGATCGAATTTGCCAACGGCTTCAAGATCACTTGCACGGGCCAGGTCGTTTACCGAAACGCGGTCCGCAACGGCAACCGGGACAACCACGTGCGTTGCGGCATGGCCTTCCTGGACATGAACGTCGGAGACCAGGTCAGGCTCTCGAGCGTTCTGCACCGTGCCGCCGATCAACGTTCCTACGTTTGCGGACGGGTGGATCTCGACGCCCTGTGGAAGTTTTTCTTCGAAACCGGATTCTTTTACCCGCGCAAGTATGCGCTCATTCACGCCAACAAGGAAAAGCTCAAAGACACTTACGAAAAGCTGTATCTGCACAGCCCGGAAATCGTCAAGCATTTCACGTACCAGGAGAAGGGGGCGATCCACGGACACATTTCCATGGTCAGGTTCTATGACAACACATGGCTGTTCCATCACCATGCCGCCACGGGGTCCTGGCTCAGAAAAGCGGGCATCGTCGTGCTCGAACAGATCGGTCGTTATGTGAACGACTTCGCCTGCCTCTATTCGACTCACATGAACTTCATCATTTCCTACTACCGCCCCGAGAACAGGTTCCCCAACCGGGTGTTCGGAGGATTCACGAAGAGCCTGAACGATCCGCGGGGGGCATCTCTGAACCGGTTCGCTTACCTGCATCTGCACGGAGAGCCGGCAAGCCTGACGGAACCCGCCCCGCTGCTTGAGGACCATGAGCTTCACCCCACCCAACCCGAAGATTTGCTCGAACTGGGAAGCTTTTACGAACACACTTCCGGTGGTCTCCTGCTCTACGCCCTGGATTTACATCCGGACATGATCAGGTGCTGCGACCTGAACAAAGAGTACCGACGGCTCGGTTTCAAAAGGGAGCGGCACTTGTTTTCCCTGAAAAAAGGCCGCGAGCTGAAGGCGGTCATCATGATCACCCGCTCCGATATCGGGCTGAACCTCTCCAATCTCACGAACTGCATGCATGTCATCGTGCTGGACCAGGACAATCTGCCCGGCACGGCTTTTCTGTCCGCCCTGGGCACTCTCATGCGGCGGCTGCGGATTGAGGATCCGCAGGATTTTCCCATTTTGCTCTATCCGGTGAGCTACGCCGAGAGCAGGCGTATCCCTTTTGAAAAACAGTACGATCTCTGGGTGTTCAATTCCCAGTACAGCGATCAGTATTTCTCCTACATGGAGAACCTGCTCAGCCGTTCCCGCCGCAAACAGGAACAGGGCAGCGGGATCACGGTGATTTGA
- a CDS encoding B12-binding domain-containing radical SAM protein has protein sequence MLDAIVISDTGNDTYSVSSLLRLQVEGRPAIIQNVRNMLENDGRIVDPVKGENENNWHCAPKLNGIVLLSRLLGEGVNAELIDSYYSERHRFLQLLRDNPKMVVISTTFILNKKSLYDLVRDIRSVAPDIYIVAGGPFVYSSYLIMQRRGSSGYDVTSPSDDYLFLNDDNRPDVDLYIVSMKGEWVLSKALGLIKSGKAVSGLPDVAHWDGRRYVFSPRSVSEVDPDDPSIDWDGMPDDLFKSGAVNVQASYGCPCKCEFCNFVRGDRPAHVKPLGVLVSELTRIAARGIKYVRFVDDNFRLGRNDLNRVCEAFLEAGLNLKWMSFFRASSLEGADLELLKRAGCIEVQMGVESADREVLRRMNKKSDPDMYARVIGRLLDAGIDCSCCFIVGFPGETRESFERTVDFIESMPNPSQPGLFSWSIYPFLLVPLSPIYEPAKRAEYGLSGYMKEWKHSTMDSATAHRCIRSAFRRIENTSPIYSGDNLEMMAGLSLEKKKNFIKLRHSLSKRFLDAPYDKSLVVRSFAEILK, from the coding sequence ATGCTTGATGCAATCGTAATCTCCGATACCGGGAACGATACCTACTCGGTTTCAAGCCTCCTCAGGCTGCAGGTGGAGGGGAGGCCCGCGATCATCCAAAACGTTCGCAACATGCTCGAAAATGATGGAAGGATCGTTGACCCCGTCAAAGGCGAAAATGAAAACAATTGGCATTGTGCGCCCAAGCTCAACGGGATCGTGCTCCTGAGCCGCCTGCTCGGGGAGGGGGTCAACGCTGAATTGATCGATTCCTATTACAGTGAGCGCCATCGTTTCCTGCAGTTGCTGCGCGACAACCCCAAGATGGTGGTCATATCCACAACCTTTATACTCAATAAGAAAAGCCTCTACGATCTTGTTCGCGACATACGTTCGGTGGCGCCCGATATATATATTGTTGCCGGAGGCCCGTTTGTCTATTCGTCCTATCTTATCATGCAGCGTCGGGGAAGCTCCGGCTATGATGTGACGAGCCCGTCCGACGACTACTTGTTTCTGAACGACGACAACCGGCCCGATGTCGATCTGTATATCGTCTCCATGAAAGGCGAATGGGTGCTTTCGAAGGCGCTCGGCCTGATCAAGAGCGGGAAAGCCGTGTCCGGGCTGCCCGATGTCGCGCACTGGGACGGCCGGCGGTACGTATTCTCGCCCAGGAGCGTGAGCGAGGTCGACCCGGACGATCCGAGCATCGACTGGGACGGCATGCCGGATGACCTGTTCAAATCCGGCGCCGTCAATGTTCAGGCCAGCTACGGTTGCCCCTGCAAGTGCGAATTCTGCAATTTCGTAAGGGGGGACCGGCCCGCGCACGTGAAACCCCTCGGCGTCCTGGTGTCCGAGTTGACTCGAATTGCGGCCAGGGGAATCAAGTACGTGAGATTTGTGGACGACAATTTCAGGCTTGGCAGGAACGACCTGAACCGGGTGTGCGAAGCGTTTCTGGAGGCGGGACTGAACCTGAAATGGATGAGTTTTTTCAGGGCAAGCTCCCTCGAAGGCGCGGATTTGGAGCTCCTCAAGCGTGCCGGCTGCATCGAGGTGCAGATGGGAGTGGAATCGGCGGACAGAGAAGTCCTGAGAAGGATGAACAAGAAGTCCGACCCCGACATGTACGCCCGCGTGATCGGGCGACTGCTGGACGCCGGGATCGACTGTTCCTGCTGCTTTATCGTGGGTTTTCCCGGAGAAACCAGGGAAAGCTTCGAAAGAACGGTGGATTTCATCGAAAGCATGCCGAACCCGTCTCAACCCGGGTTATTTTCGTGGTCCATCTATCCGTTCCTTCTGGTGCCGCTCAGCCCCATCTACGAACCGGCGAAGCGGGCCGAATACGGTCTGTCGGGTTACATGAAGGAATGGAAGCATTCCACCATGGATTCCGCCACCGCTCACCGGTGCATCCGCAGTGCGTTCCGCCGGATCGAGAACACAAGCCCCATCTACAGTGGTGACAATCTGGAGATGATGGCCGGGCTGTCATTGGAGAAGAAAAAGAATTTCATCAAATTGCGGCACAGTCTGTCGAAACGATTCCTGGATGCACCTTACGACAAATCGTTGGTCGTGCGCTCGTTTGCCGAAATCCTGAAGTAA
- a CDS encoding OmpP1/FadL family transporter, giving the protein MLCLRIAGSMLLIVLASFALIGASPAFGSGFAIYTQGAASLGQAAATIAHGEDPSVIFFNPALMSKFEGTQVEVGTTLLIPLRDFKSGLTGNSTSAEKDVFFPSTFFVTHRFTDKISLGLGVFNPFGLATEWADNWEGRYIATKSELTTYDINPVISWQVTPWLAIGGGPDFLILDTTLEKKLYFAPLGLADGGQRFKGDGHGVGWSFGALFEPHPDVSIGASYRSMVRVNVDGKAEFTLPNGAPAYFSLLFPDTDGDAQLNLPQRVHFGVCYKGFYPLTLEVAARWEGWSSFEQLIIRLDKPVAGSMVSVNNRNWHDVWTGSIGAKYQLNDRFALVAGYLYQGNPVPDSTFDPSIPDADAHLITIGTDFRYGALRAGLSYGFQKMVSRTKNNTVDDNPNDGFFNPLTAANGEYNTDIHLIGLTLSYMF; this is encoded by the coding sequence ATGCTGTGTCTGCGTATCGCCGGTTCCATGCTGTTGATCGTGCTGGCCAGTTTCGCCCTGATCGGCGCTTCTCCCGCTTTCGGTTCGGGCTTTGCCATCTACACACAGGGAGCCGCATCCCTCGGGCAGGCCGCAGCCACCATCGCCCACGGGGAAGATCCCTCGGTCATTTTCTTCAACCCCGCCCTGATGAGCAAATTCGAAGGCACTCAGGTCGAAGTCGGGACCACGTTGCTCATTCCCCTGCGCGATTTCAAGAGCGGGCTCACCGGAAATTCCACCAGTGCCGAAAAGGATGTTTTCTTTCCTTCCACTTTTTTTGTCACTCACCGGTTCACGGACAAGATCAGCCTGGGACTCGGAGTGTTCAATCCCTTCGGACTCGCCACGGAATGGGCGGACAACTGGGAAGGAAGATATATCGCGACCAAGTCCGAATTGACGACTTACGACATCAACCCCGTGATTTCCTGGCAGGTCACGCCGTGGCTGGCCATCGGCGGCGGTCCCGATTTCCTGATCCTGGACACCACCTTGGAGAAAAAGCTCTATTTCGCGCCCTTGGGGCTCGCCGACGGAGGACAGAGGTTCAAAGGGGACGGTCACGGCGTGGGATGGAGTTTCGGGGCGCTGTTTGAACCCCATCCGGATGTATCCATCGGGGCATCGTATCGGAGCATGGTCAGAGTGAACGTCGACGGCAAGGCTGAGTTCACCCTGCCCAACGGCGCACCGGCTTATTTCTCACTGCTGTTTCCCGACACCGACGGCGACGCCCAACTCAATCTCCCCCAGCGCGTTCACTTCGGTGTGTGCTACAAGGGCTTCTATCCCCTCACCCTGGAAGTCGCCGCGCGATGGGAAGGGTGGTCTTCCTTCGAACAGTTGATCATCCGGCTCGACAAGCCGGTCGCAGGCAGCATGGTGTCCGTCAACAACAGGAACTGGCACGACGTATGGACCGGAAGCATCGGGGCCAAATACCAGTTGAACGACCGGTTCGCGCTTGTGGCCGGATACCTCTACCAGGGCAATCCCGTTCCGGATTCCACCTTCGACCCGTCCATCCCGGACGCCGACGCCCACCTGATCACCATCGGGACGGATTTCAGGTATGGAGCGCTGCGCGCCGGGTTGTCCTACGGCTTCCAGAAAATGGTGAGCCGCACCAAAAACAACACGGTGGACGACAATCCCAACGACGGCTTCTTCAATCCCTTGACTGCGGCCAACGGGGAGTACAACACGGACATCCATCTCATCGGGCTGACCCTGAGCTACATGTTCTGA